In Hymenobacter sublimis, a single genomic region encodes these proteins:
- a CDS encoding START-like domain-containing protein → MPLSATRLKHRFTVEYPINASPKILYPYLASASGLSHWFCQDVRIDAGRYNFIWDNQPHYAEMASHRTNRSVRFVFLDENKRHAPDANYLDFLVDESQLTQEVYLRIVDYSEETDTVELQEMWDSLIQKLREQVGG, encoded by the coding sequence ATGCCCCTTTCTGCCACTCGTCTCAAGCACCGTTTTACGGTCGAATACCCCATTAATGCTTCCCCTAAAATCTTGTATCCCTACCTGGCTTCGGCATCGGGCCTGTCACACTGGTTCTGCCAAGATGTTCGTATTGATGCCGGCCGCTACAATTTCATCTGGGATAATCAGCCGCACTACGCAGAAATGGCTTCCCATCGAACCAACCGCTCGGTGCGGTTCGTATTCTTGGATGAGAACAAGCGGCACGCGCCCGATGCCAATTACTTGGATTTTCTCGTTGACGAGTCGCAATTGACCCAAGAAGTGTACCTGCGTATCGTGGACTACTCGGAGGAGACAGATACGGTTGAGCTGCAGGAAATGTGGGATAGTCTGATTCAGAAGTTGCGGGAACAGGTAGGAGGGTAG
- the rplT gene encoding 50S ribosomal protein L20 — MPRSVNHVASRHRRKKVMRLAKGYYGRRKNVWTVAKNAVEKGLLYAYRDRKVKKREFRALWIQRINAGAREHGLSYSQFMGGLKKAGIELNRKVLADLALNHPEAFKGIVEKIK, encoded by the coding sequence ATGCCAAGAAGTGTAAACCACGTGGCCTCCCGCCACCGCCGGAAAAAAGTAATGCGTTTGGCGAAAGGCTATTATGGCCGTCGCAAAAACGTATGGACCGTTGCCAAAAACGCGGTTGAGAAAGGTCTGCTGTATGCCTACCGCGACCGGAAAGTTAAGAAGCGCGAGTTCCGCGCCCTCTGGATTCAGCGTATCAACGCTGGTGCCCGGGAGCATGGCCTGTCTTACTCGCAGTTCATGGGCGGCCTGAAAAAGGCTGGCATCGAGCTGAACCGCAAGGTGCTGGCCGACCTCGCCCTGAACCACCCCGAGGCTTTCAAAGGCATCGTGGAAAAAATCAAGTAG
- the rpmI gene encoding 50S ribosomal protein L35 gives MPKMKTKSGAKKRFTLTGTGKIKRKHAFKSHILTKKSTKQKRNLTHVTLVSSADMNRVKDMLTL, from the coding sequence ATGCCGAAAATGAAGACTAAGTCCGGCGCCAAAAAGCGTTTCACGCTGACCGGCACGGGCAAGATTAAGCGTAAGCATGCCTTCAAAAGCCACATTCTGACCAAGAAGAGCACCAAGCAGAAGCGTAACTTGACGCACGTAACGCTGGTAAGCTCGGCAGATATGAACCGCGTAAAGGACATGCTTACTCTCTAA
- the thrS gene encoding threonine--tRNA ligase translates to MLNITLPDGSVRQFVDGATGYDVAAGISEGLARNALGVRVNGEVRDLHRPIEQDATVAILTWNDPEGKSTFWHSSAHLLAEALEALYPGVKLGIGPSIENGFYYDIDLGEGRTISTDDLPEVEKKMLELAKKKSQYERREVSKADAIAYFTEKQDPYKLDLLERLEDGAITFYSQGDFTDLCRGPHIPDTSPIKAVKLLNVAGAYWRGDEKNKQLTRIYGITFPKAKELTEYLERLEEAKRRDHRKLGKELELFAFSEKVGAGLPLWLPKGTALRERLEQFLRRAQIKAGYQPVVTPHIGSKELYVTSGHYEKYGADSFQPIKTPNPGEEFFLKPMNCPHHCEIYKTKPRSYRDLPVRFAEFGTVYRYEQSGELHGLTRVRGFTQDDAHIFCRPDQVKEEFLKVIDIVLYVLKALDFPDFTAQISLRDPENKTKYIGSDENWEKAERAIIEAAAEKGLTTVTELGEAAFYGPKLDFMVRDAIGRKWQLGTIQVDYNLPERFELEYVASDNSRQRPVMLHRAPFGSLERFVAVLIEHCGGNFPLWLSPEQFTVLPISEKYHDYAQQVYDQLQAAELRGTVDHRDEKIGRKIRDAEVGKIPYMLIVGEKEQENGVVSIRRHGAGDVGAVPIEEFIQSFQQQVADMMDGKAS, encoded by the coding sequence ATGTTGAATATCACCCTCCCCGACGGCTCGGTGCGCCAGTTTGTAGATGGCGCCACGGGCTATGATGTTGCCGCCGGCATTAGCGAAGGTCTCGCCCGTAATGCCCTGGGTGTGCGCGTCAACGGCGAAGTGCGCGACCTGCACCGCCCCATCGAACAGGATGCCACCGTGGCTATTCTGACCTGGAACGACCCCGAAGGCAAATCTACCTTCTGGCACTCCTCGGCCCATCTGCTGGCCGAAGCCCTCGAAGCCCTCTACCCCGGTGTGAAGCTGGGTATCGGCCCCAGCATTGAAAACGGCTTCTATTACGACATTGACCTGGGCGAGGGCCGCACGATTTCTACCGATGACCTACCGGAGGTGGAGAAGAAGATGCTGGAGCTGGCCAAGAAGAAAAGCCAGTACGAGCGTCGGGAGGTAAGCAAGGCCGATGCCATTGCTTACTTCACCGAGAAACAGGACCCCTACAAGCTAGACCTGCTGGAGCGCCTCGAAGACGGCGCCATTACCTTCTATAGCCAAGGCGACTTTACGGACCTCTGCCGCGGCCCCCACATTCCCGATACTTCGCCCATCAAGGCCGTCAAGCTACTCAACGTGGCCGGCGCTTACTGGCGCGGCGACGAGAAAAACAAGCAGCTCACGCGCATCTACGGCATCACCTTCCCCAAGGCTAAGGAGCTGACCGAGTACCTGGAGCGCCTGGAAGAAGCCAAGCGTCGTGACCACCGCAAGCTGGGCAAGGAGTTGGAGCTGTTCGCGTTTTCCGAAAAGGTAGGGGCGGGGCTACCCCTATGGCTGCCTAAAGGCACAGCTTTGCGCGAGCGGCTGGAGCAGTTTCTGCGCCGGGCCCAGATCAAGGCCGGTTACCAGCCCGTCGTGACGCCTCACATTGGCTCCAAAGAGCTCTACGTGACCAGCGGCCACTACGAAAAGTACGGTGCCGACTCGTTTCAGCCCATCAAGACGCCGAACCCGGGCGAGGAGTTTTTCCTCAAGCCCATGAACTGCCCCCACCACTGCGAAATCTACAAAACCAAGCCCCGTTCGTACCGCGACCTACCGGTGCGCTTCGCCGAGTTTGGCACCGTGTACCGCTACGAGCAATCGGGCGAGCTGCACGGCCTGACGCGGGTGCGCGGCTTCACCCAGGATGACGCCCACATCTTCTGTCGCCCCGACCAGGTAAAAGAGGAGTTTCTGAAGGTAATTGACATCGTGCTTTACGTGCTCAAGGCCCTTGATTTCCCCGATTTCACGGCCCAGATTTCCCTGCGCGACCCCGAGAACAAAACCAAGTACATCGGCTCCGACGAAAACTGGGAGAAGGCGGAGCGGGCCATCATTGAAGCCGCCGCCGAGAAAGGTCTGACTACCGTGACTGAGTTGGGCGAAGCCGCTTTCTACGGTCCCAAACTCGACTTTATGGTGCGTGACGCCATTGGCCGCAAGTGGCAGCTCGGCACCATTCAGGTTGACTACAACCTGCCCGAGCGGTTCGAGCTGGAATACGTGGCCTCCGACAACTCCCGCCAGCGCCCCGTGATGCTGCACCGGGCTCCGTTTGGCTCACTGGAGCGTTTCGTGGCCGTTCTGATTGAGCATTGCGGTGGCAATTTTCCACTCTGGCTCTCCCCGGAGCAGTTCACCGTGCTGCCCATTTCGGAGAAGTACCACGACTACGCCCAGCAAGTGTACGACCAGTTGCAGGCCGCTGAACTACGCGGCACCGTGGACCACCGCGACGAGAAAATCGGCCGCAAAATCCGGGATGCCGAAGTGGGCAAAATTCCCTACATGCTGATTGTGGGCGAAAAGGAGCAGGAGAATGGAGTTGTCTCGATCCGTCGGCACGGAGCCGGTGACGTTGGAGCCGTGCCCATTGAAGAATTCATTCAGAGCTTCCAGCAGCAGGTAGCCGACATGATGGACGGCAAAGCCAGCTAA
- a CDS encoding tetratricopeptide repeat protein gives MRPFRFFRLFLLLAAGQALVAACAEGPKERPETMVNLNTVQSGPKIQAEELDGAIARQPQNASLYARRAAFRLDAGLTEAALRDINQALDLDDAPGEFYFTKARALRAQGQIKSALAATTEAARRGFASPDLNLLVGEMHLASRRYQDALDQLDRALQQEPDHAAALFYKGVAYVGLQDTLQALEHFRASLTRDPRQPETLHQLAFLSNAFRQPEQAALYAARGLKLAPTYGPLWYDYGRQFELQNQPDSATRIYARTVQLDTTFYRADYRLALVAFKARKYAQAVPHLQRALRRAPRLAGARQMLAESLESVERWPEAAEQYRLLVAENPGNRHWTYKAWKVGNRAKGILVNEAPRPAVEAVEPIIVERPGL, from the coding sequence GTGCGTCCCTTTCGTTTCTTTCGCCTGTTTTTGTTGCTCGCCGCTGGTCAGGCCTTGGTTGCTGCCTGCGCGGAAGGCCCCAAGGAGCGGCCGGAAACTATGGTGAACCTGAATACGGTGCAGAGCGGACCGAAAATTCAGGCCGAAGAACTGGATGGCGCCATTGCCCGTCAACCGCAGAATGCCTCTTTGTACGCTCGCCGGGCCGCTTTTCGCCTGGATGCTGGCCTGACTGAAGCTGCGCTACGAGACATCAATCAGGCCCTGGATCTGGATGATGCGCCGGGGGAGTTTTACTTCACGAAGGCGCGGGCCTTGCGCGCACAAGGCCAGATTAAGTCGGCGCTGGCAGCGACTACCGAGGCCGCCCGCCGGGGCTTCGCCTCCCCAGATCTGAACCTGCTGGTAGGGGAGATGCATCTGGCCAGCCGCCGCTACCAAGATGCCCTGGACCAACTAGACCGCGCCCTGCAGCAGGAGCCTGACCACGCCGCCGCCTTATTCTACAAAGGAGTTGCCTACGTCGGCTTGCAGGATACGCTCCAGGCCCTGGAGCACTTCCGGGCCAGCCTGACCCGCGACCCCCGCCAGCCCGAAACTCTGCATCAGCTAGCGTTTCTGTCCAATGCATTCCGCCAACCCGAGCAGGCGGCCCTCTATGCGGCCCGGGGTCTGAAGCTGGCGCCTACCTACGGTCCGCTGTGGTATGATTACGGCCGGCAGTTTGAACTCCAAAACCAGCCCGATAGCGCCACGCGCATCTATGCCCGGACGGTTCAGTTGGATACCACTTTCTATCGGGCTGATTACCGGCTGGCCCTTGTTGCCTTCAAGGCCCGCAAATACGCCCAGGCCGTTCCACACCTGCAGCGGGCCCTGCGCCGTGCCCCGCGCCTGGCGGGCGCCCGTCAAATGCTAGCGGAGAGCTTAGAAAGCGTTGAGCGGTGGCCCGAAGCGGCCGAACAGTACCGGCTACTGGTAGCCGAAAACCCTGGCAACCGCCACTGGACGTACAAGGCCTGGAAAGTGGGCAACCGTGCCAAGGGCATCCTTGTCAATGAAGCCCCCCGGCCCGCTGTGGAGGCCGTCGAGCCCATTATAGTAGAGCGCCCTGGCTTGTAG